One genomic window of Saccopteryx bilineata isolate mSacBil1 chromosome 4, mSacBil1_pri_phased_curated, whole genome shotgun sequence includes the following:
- the LOC136335487 gene encoding olfactory receptor 10G2 produces the protein MGKTKNTSLDTMVTDFILLGLSHPPNLKSFLFLVFFIIYILTQLGNLLILFTVWADPKLHARPMYILLGVLSFLDMWLSSVIVPRLILDFTPAEKVIPFGGCVAQLYFFHFLGSTQCFLYTLMAYDRYLAICQPLRYPVLMNSKLCTILVAGAWVAGSIHGSIQTTLTFHLPYCGPNQIDYFICDIPAVLKLACADTTVNELVTFVDIGVVAASCFMLILLSYANIVHAILKIRTTDGRRQAFSTCGSHLTVVTVYYVPCIFIYLRPGSKSPLDGAVAVFYTVVTPLLNPIIYTLRNKEVKSALKRITADRGATVKINCRLRNYIAHKN, from the coding sequence ATGGGAAAGACCAAAAACACATCCCTGGACACCATGGTGACAGATTTTATTCTCCTGGGCTTATCTCACCCCCCAAATCTGAAaagcttcctcttcctggtcttcTTCATCATTTACATCCTGACTCAGCTGGGGAACTTGCTCATCCTGTTCACTGTGTGGGCTGACCCGAAGCTCCATGCTCGCCCCATGTACATTCTTCTGGGCGTACTCTCGTTCCTGGACATGTGGCTCTCCTCAGTCATCGTTCCTCGTCTGATATTGGACTTTACTCCTGCTGAGAAGGTAATCCCATTTGGTGGCTGTGTGGCTCAGTTGTATTTCTTTCACTTTCTGGGCAGCACCCAGTGCTTCCTCTACACCTTGATGGCCTACGACAGGTACCTAGCAATATGCCAACCCCTGCGCTACCCCGTGCTTATGAATAGTAAGTTATGCACCATCCTTGTGGCTGGAGCATGGGTGGCTGGCTCCATTCATGGGTCTATCCAAACCACCCTGACTTTTCACCTGCCCTACTGTGGGCCCAACCAGATAGATTACTTTATCTGTGACATCCCTGCAGTATTGAAACTGGCCTGTGCTGACACCACTGTCAATGAGCTTGTGACCTTTGTGGACATTGGGGTAGTGGCTGCCAGTTGCTTCATGTTAATTCTGCTCTCCTATGCCAACATAGTCCACGCCATCCTGAAGATACGCACCACTGATGGGCGGCGCCAGGCCTTTTCCACCTGTGGCTCCCATCTAACAGTGGTCACAGTCTACTATGTCCCCTGTATTTTCATCTACCTCAGGCCAGGTTCCAAGAGTCCCCTGGATGGGGCCGTGGCTGTGTTTTACACTGTTGTCACTCCATTACTGAACCCCATCATCTACACACTGAGAAACAAGGAAGTGAAGTCTGCTCTGAAGAGAATAACAGCAGATCGAGGGGCCACAGTGAAAATAAACTGTAGACTCAGGaactacattgctcacaaaaattag